Proteins found in one Lutimonas zeaxanthinifaciens genomic segment:
- a CDS encoding YjjG family noncanonical pyrimidine nucleotidase: MNVKHIFFDLDHTLWDFETNSNRTFEYIFQRNRIEVDLADFHNVYRPINLRYWKLFREDKVTKADLRYSRLREAFDEVGVKIQDDMIHLLSEEYITYLADHNDLFENAIHVLDYLKEKYEMHIITNGFEEVQRRKLKNSNLMPFFDQIVTSEKVGVKKPHPEIFKYALEAAGADPDRSVMIGDNFEADILGAKNVGMQTIFCKFNGEIANEKVPTVEKLIELKSLL, from the coding sequence ATGAATGTAAAACATATTTTTTTTGATCTGGATCACACACTATGGGATTTTGAAACCAACTCAAACAGAACTTTTGAATATATTTTCCAAAGAAATCGAATAGAGGTTGATTTAGCTGATTTTCACAATGTATATCGCCCGATCAACTTAAGGTACTGGAAACTTTTCAGAGAGGATAAAGTCACAAAAGCAGACTTACGGTACAGCAGATTAAGAGAAGCGTTTGACGAAGTAGGTGTTAAGATCCAGGATGATATGATCCATTTATTATCGGAAGAATATATTACCTATCTCGCGGATCATAATGATTTGTTTGAAAATGCGATCCACGTATTGGACTACCTAAAGGAAAAATATGAGATGCACATTATCACAAATGGTTTCGAAGAGGTACAGCGGAGAAAACTAAAGAATTCGAATCTTATGCCTTTTTTTGATCAAATTGTAACTTCTGAAAAAGTTGGTGTTAAAAAACCACATCCCGAAATATTCAAATATGCGTTAGAGGCTGCTGGTGCTGACCCGGATAGAAGTGTTATGATCGGCGATAATTTTGAGGCTGATATCCTCGGAGCAAAAAATGTTGGCATGCAAACGATCTTTTGCAAGTTTAACGGTGAAATCGCCAATGAAAAGGTTCCTACTGTTGAAAAGCTGATCGAGCTAAAGAGCTTACTGTGA
- a CDS encoding DUF5723 family protein → MVKYPLLYLFIVFLCAKVNCRNMQVLYDFDQLPQTLMLNPGTIVDYDKHFGVPLLSNVYGMAGSSSRDVNYNNLVADAEDDGDVIRNLYNLGLESNEIFVFNQQIELINIGLRLKNPDYYLSFGMYQQTDGFSGYPEDLADLFFKGNDQDENGVPEFYDPFMADDVNSVFELVGVFHVGINKRVNEQLTIGGRFKLLSGSLGLQTGNNNGTYFLDLDPLSSRPYQHTYEDLNVRLNTAGFLDPFDLSNDLGQPSELFAGLFFINGSMGAAIDMGFTYKVDDELSFSGSILDIGMISFQHKLTTIEFEDDIIASEDYYDPSGGELDYWRTLYLTDQLPLLTEEKGFSYFRSPKINGSMKFKRYRKTKAKNYAFRNVSCDEDYTGDILESAYGMQVYTAFRPKTPVWAVTGFYSREFTPNLSAKATYTVDKFSFYNIGMGLSAHIKNFNIYATADNLVALTSIRNSNYQSVQFGMNFIF, encoded by the coding sequence ATGGTCAAATACCCTTTGTTATACCTGTTTATTGTATTTCTGTGCGCCAAAGTGAATTGCCGGAATATGCAGGTTTTGTATGATTTTGATCAATTACCGCAGACCTTGATGCTTAACCCGGGAACGATTGTGGATTACGATAAACATTTTGGGGTTCCTTTACTGTCAAATGTCTATGGCATGGCGGGTTCATCGAGCAGAGATGTAAATTATAATAATCTTGTAGCTGATGCAGAAGATGATGGAGATGTAATCCGAAACTTGTACAATTTAGGATTGGAGAGTAATGAAATATTTGTTTTTAATCAGCAAATTGAATTAATCAATATCGGATTAAGATTAAAAAATCCGGATTATTATCTGAGTTTTGGTATGTATCAGCAAACGGATGGATTTTCAGGTTATCCTGAGGATCTGGCGGATCTCTTTTTCAAGGGAAATGATCAGGACGAAAACGGCGTGCCGGAATTTTATGATCCTTTTATGGCAGATGATGTTAATTCGGTTTTCGAACTGGTGGGGGTGTTTCATGTTGGTATCAATAAAAGGGTTAATGAGCAACTAACGATTGGAGGTAGGTTCAAGCTATTATCCGGATCTCTCGGGCTTCAGACCGGCAATAATAACGGAACATATTTTCTGGATCTGGACCCTCTCTCCAGCAGGCCATATCAACATACGTACGAGGATTTAAATGTTCGATTGAACACGGCAGGATTCCTCGACCCCTTTGATTTAAGCAATGATTTAGGGCAACCTTCTGAATTATTTGCTGGCCTATTTTTTATCAATGGAAGTATGGGAGCCGCAATTGATATGGGTTTTACATATAAAGTAGATGATGAACTTAGCTTTTCAGGTAGTATTTTGGATATTGGTATGATTTCATTCCAGCATAAACTGACAACCATTGAATTTGAAGATGATATCATTGCCTCGGAAGATTATTATGACCCTTCAGGCGGAGAACTGGATTATTGGAGAACATTATACCTTACAGATCAGCTGCCCTTATTGACTGAGGAAAAAGGATTTTCTTATTTCAGGTCCCCAAAGATCAACGGATCCATGAAGTTTAAAAGGTACAGAAAAACCAAAGCAAAGAATTATGCGTTTAGAAATGTCTCCTGTGATGAAGACTATACGGGTGATATCCTGGAAAGCGCCTACGGGATGCAAGTTTATACGGCATTTAGGCCCAAAACCCCGGTTTGGGCGGTTACCGGATTTTATTCAAGAGAATTTACACCAAACCTGTCGGCAAAGGCCACCTATACCGTTGATAAATTTTCATTTTACAATATTGGTATGGGACTTTCCGCACACATTAAAAACTTTAATATTTACGCTACTGCGGATAATTTAGTAGCTTTGACCTCGATCAGAAACAGCAATTACCAATCCGTCCAGTTTGGAATGAATTTTATTTTCTAA
- a CDS encoding replication-associated recombination protein A, with protein MNEPLAERIRPKSLDDYISQRHLVGKDGALTLHIKNGLIPSLILWGPPGTGKTTLANIIAKESGRPFYALSAINSGVKDVRDIIEKAKKSGGLFTQKNPILFIDEIHRFSKSQQDSLLGAVEKGWVTLIGATTENPSFEVIPALLSRCQIYILNSFDKKDLITLLNRALQKDILLSKKKIELQETEALLQLSGGDARKLLNIFELVVNTISEDSCIITNDLVLSKVQSNMVRYDKTGEQHYDIISAFIKSIRGSDPNGAVYWLARMIEGGEDVKFIARRMLILASEDIGNANPTALILANNTFQAVSVIGHPESRIILSQCAVYLANSAKSNSSYMAINKAQQMVKSTGDLSVPLHLRNAPTKLMKDLDYGKDYKYSHDYSENFVEQEFLPEEIKNSKFYDPGNNPRENQFKEVLKKRWKSKYDY; from the coding sequence ATGAACGAACCTCTGGCAGAACGAATAAGGCCCAAGTCACTCGATGATTATATCAGCCAGCGACATCTTGTTGGCAAGGATGGGGCGCTCACCCTGCATATTAAAAACGGGCTTATCCCCTCCTTGATTCTGTGGGGGCCACCGGGTACAGGCAAAACCACTTTGGCCAATATCATTGCCAAAGAATCAGGAAGGCCTTTTTATGCGCTTAGTGCGATAAACTCCGGTGTAAAAGATGTCAGGGATATCATTGAAAAAGCCAAAAAAAGTGGCGGGTTGTTTACCCAGAAAAATCCCATTTTATTTATCGATGAAATTCACAGGTTCAGTAAATCCCAGCAAGATTCACTTCTTGGTGCAGTAGAAAAAGGATGGGTAACTTTAATTGGAGCCACAACAGAGAACCCAAGTTTTGAGGTTATCCCGGCTCTTTTATCACGTTGTCAGATTTATATCCTCAATTCATTTGATAAGAAAGACCTGATCACATTATTGAACAGAGCCCTTCAAAAAGATATTCTCCTTTCAAAAAAGAAAATTGAACTACAGGAAACAGAGGCACTCCTGCAACTTTCCGGAGGCGATGCAAGAAAACTATTGAACATATTCGAACTCGTTGTAAATACTATTTCAGAAGACTCGTGTATTATCACAAATGACCTTGTTCTGAGCAAGGTTCAAAGCAATATGGTGCGCTATGATAAAACCGGAGAACAACATTATGATATAATTTCAGCATTCATCAAATCGATAAGAGGCAGTGACCCAAATGGAGCAGTGTACTGGCTGGCAAGAATGATTGAGGGCGGTGAAGATGTCAAGTTCATCGCCAGAAGGATGTTAATACTGGCATCTGAAGACATAGGTAATGCCAACCCAACAGCACTTATTCTCGCGAATAACACGTTTCAGGCTGTATCCGTAATTGGCCATCCTGAAAGCCGGATCATATTGAGTCAATGTGCCGTGTATCTGGCGAATTCGGCTAAAAGCAATTCCTCTTATATGGCCATTAACAAGGCTCAGCAAATGGTTAAGTCTACCGGAGATCTGTCAGTTCCCCTTCATTTACGCAACGCACCTACAAAACTAATGAAGGACCTTGATTATGGAAAGGACTATAAGTATTCTCATGACTATTCTGAGAATTTCGTAGAACAGGAGTTTCTTCCAGAAGAAATTAAAAATTCTAAATTCTATGATCCCGGAAATAATCCAAGGGAAAACCAGTTCAAAGAGGTTCTTAAAAAACGATGGAAATCAAAATATGATTACTGA
- a CDS encoding rhomboid family intramembrane serine protease: MSQTSQFKFSPWILAVPLYLVVFLWLVYWFEVKFGYNFNKFGIFPRTFSGLKGILFSPFIHGDIKHLYHNSAPLFVLLFSLLYFYKDIAWKVFIYGTLLTGLLTWIIARKSYHIGASGIIYLLFSFIFFSGVIRKNYRLIAVSLMVIFLYGSMVWYLLPVKESVSWEGHLSGFLIGLSFAVFYRNYGPQRFQYEWEKENYEPDEFDNLFEEREEMLRNSNENTNKEGF; the protein is encoded by the coding sequence ATGAGTCAGACGAGTCAATTTAAATTTTCACCATGGATACTGGCCGTGCCGTTGTATTTGGTGGTTTTTTTATGGCTTGTTTACTGGTTTGAAGTCAAATTTGGTTATAATTTCAATAAATTCGGAATTTTCCCTCGGACCTTCTCAGGATTGAAGGGTATACTATTTTCTCCATTTATTCATGGGGATATTAAGCATTTATACCACAATTCTGCCCCGCTGTTCGTTCTGCTGTTTAGCTTGCTGTATTTCTATAAAGATATAGCCTGGAAAGTTTTTATTTATGGAACGTTATTAACAGGCCTGCTTACCTGGATCATTGCCCGTAAGTCATATCATATAGGTGCGAGTGGTATTATTTATCTTTTGTTCAGTTTTATTTTTTTTAGCGGGGTCATTCGAAAAAATTACAGACTGATAGCGGTTTCGCTCATGGTCATCTTTTTATACGGCAGTATGGTCTGGTATTTACTACCGGTTAAGGAAAGTGTTTCCTGGGAAGGGCATCTTTCCGGATTCCTGATTGGATTGTCTTTTGCTGTTTTTTACAGAAATTATGGTCCCCAAAGATTTCAATATGAATGGGAGAAAGAAAACTATGAACCCGATGAATTCGATAATTTATTCGAGGAAAGAGAAGAAATGCTTCGAAATTCAAACGAGAATACGAACAAGGAGGGTTTTTAG
- the rlmB gene encoding 23S rRNA (guanosine(2251)-2'-O)-methyltransferase RlmB, protein MDNELTKIFGLRAILEAIESGQEIEKVYLQKEIQGSLAKALQHKINDNNISYSYVPIEKLNRLSKFQNHQGAVAKVSSISFKDLEEILDSLSTEDTNPLFLLLDQISDVRNVGAILRTAECTGVNAVIIPTHGSAPINADAIKTSAGAAYNLNICKVNHVLDAVYLLKAHGIQVVSVTEKTEKKIYNVDFKQATALVLGSEHKGISNSVLKNSDHKAKLPLLGTIDSLNVSVACGAALYEIVRQRG, encoded by the coding sequence ATGGATAATGAACTTACAAAAATATTTGGATTAAGAGCAATACTTGAGGCCATTGAATCAGGTCAGGAAATAGAAAAAGTTTACCTTCAAAAAGAAATTCAGGGATCTCTTGCCAAAGCCTTACAGCATAAAATCAATGACAATAACATCTCATATAGTTATGTACCAATTGAGAAACTAAATAGACTGTCAAAGTTTCAAAACCATCAGGGTGCAGTAGCCAAGGTCTCATCAATCAGCTTTAAAGATTTGGAAGAAATACTGGACTCCTTATCGACAGAGGACACAAATCCTCTTTTTCTATTGCTGGATCAAATCAGTGATGTACGTAATGTAGGAGCCATTTTACGCACAGCTGAATGTACGGGCGTCAATGCCGTTATCATTCCCACACATGGTTCAGCCCCTATTAACGCGGATGCCATTAAGACTTCAGCAGGTGCGGCATACAACTTGAATATTTGTAAAGTGAATCACGTGCTTGATGCAGTTTATCTCTTAAAGGCACATGGAATTCAAGTGGTATCAGTTACGGAAAAAACTGAGAAAAAGATTTACAATGTAGATTTTAAACAAGCAACCGCACTCGTTTTAGGTTCGGAACACAAGGGGATTAGTAATTCTGTGTTAAAAAATTCTGACCATAAAGCAAAACTTCCATTATTAGGCACTATAGACTCTCTAAATGTATCCGTGGCTTGTGGTGCAGCTTTATATGAAATCGTCCGGCAAAGAGGCTAA